One Phocaeicola dorei genomic region harbors:
- a CDS encoding clostripain-related cysteine peptidase, which produces MKKILFIFLTACFFFSCEKETIVIPQQHAGRTVLAFFWADNSLNSNLRNNIRTMMQGLQAMKDSAALLVYWDGEASDISWPEPCIVEYVTNGQGGINSMSKEAVNAMIADQDMSVHDLISIGNIRKKYSPQTSTEKTVMQTVIGDMMSVYPSESYGIIFGSHGSGWLPTITGTRSIGQDGGRYSSDTALIPELAEVLRTVNPQKFDFVLFDACMMGCAEVYYELKDAAKYCIASVLDIPAAGFPYASVMPYLYENAIKEYLKPICKDYIDYYNYNGWGTISAVDCNQMEGLAEAVRSVILSNQDSLKNVDIADLQQYGKGSSNFKGYAYDMLQFIEKLCGGMAPDDFTQQLKKTVIYTDYTHDPTSSLYRIDGDSYSGMGMYIPNSFTTPKYLLWNNYFKSSIAWYHASGWAETESIWGN; this is translated from the coding sequence ATGAAAAAGATTCTATTTATATTTTTAACAGCCTGCTTTTTCTTCTCTTGCGAGAAGGAAACAATCGTGATTCCTCAGCAACATGCCGGAAGAACGGTCCTGGCTTTCTTTTGGGCGGATAACAGCTTGAATTCCAATTTGCGTAATAATATTCGGACGATGATGCAGGGGCTTCAGGCTATGAAGGATTCGGCTGCTTTGTTGGTATATTGGGATGGTGAGGCTTCGGATATCAGTTGGCCGGAGCCTTGTATCGTTGAATATGTGACTAATGGTCAAGGGGGGATCAACAGTATGTCCAAAGAAGCGGTCAATGCGATGATCGCGGATCAGGACATGTCGGTTCACGACTTGATAAGTATTGGCAATATCAGAAAAAAATATTCCCCTCAGACATCGACGGAGAAAACCGTCATGCAGACAGTGATAGGTGATATGATGAGTGTTTATCCGTCGGAAAGTTATGGAATAATCTTTGGTTCTCACGGTTCAGGATGGTTGCCCACTATTACCGGCACCCGTTCTATAGGTCAAGATGGCGGCCGGTATTCCAGTGACACAGCGTTGATACCGGAATTGGCGGAAGTGCTGCGTACGGTAAATCCTCAAAAGTTTGATTTTGTCTTGTTTGATGCGTGTATGATGGGGTGTGCCGAAGTGTATTATGAGCTGAAGGATGCTGCCAAATATTGCATCGCTTCTGTACTTGATATACCGGCAGCCGGATTTCCTTATGCAAGTGTGATGCCTTATTTGTATGAAAATGCGATCAAGGAGTATTTGAAGCCAATCTGTAAAGATTATATAGATTATTATAACTATAATGGTTGGGGAACCATTTCGGCAGTGGATTGCAATCAGATGGAAGGTTTGGCGGAAGCGGTCAGAAGTGTGATTTTGTCCAATCAGGATAGCCTGAAGAACGTGGATATAGCTGATTTGCAGCAATATGGCAAAGGCAGCAGCAACTTCAAAGGATATGCCTATGATATGTTACAGTTTATTGAAAAATTGTGTGGAGGAATGGCTCCAGACGATTTTACGCAACAATTAAAGAAGACGGTCATTTATACAGATTATACTCATGATCCCACCTCATCCTTGTACAGAATAGATGGGGATAGCTACAGTGGAATGGGTATGTATATCCCCAATTCATTCACCACTCCCAAATATTTGCTTTGGAACAATTATTTCAAGTCTTCCATAGCGTGGTATCATGCATCCGGATGGGCTGAAACGGAATCTATTTGGGGGAATTGA
- a CDS encoding Do family serine endopeptidase, whose amino-acid sequence MKQATKMVLGAAAIVAVSAGVAGVTTYSMLKPEPNKSVAFNDVFQQNPNTRLAALDATQMQPVDLTQAAENSVHAVVHIKSTQESKTQTVTVRDPFYDFFGDIFGNGRGGGQQRQVQTPERVGFGSGVIISKDGYIVTNNHVIDNADVISVKLNDGREYKGRVIGTDPSTDLALVKIEADELPTIPVGDSEALKVGEWVLAVGNPFNMTSTVTAGIVSAKARSLGVYNQGVESFIQTDAAINQGNSGGALVNAKGELVGINSVLYSPTGAYSGYGFAIPTSIMKKVIADLKEYGTVQRAVLGIKGTPINDDQQMMPEEIKKKVKELGATDGVLIAEVIDGGSAAGNLEVDDVIIGIDGKRVKNFAELQEGLAKHRPGDKVTVKVLRDKKEKDIEMTLKNAQGTTKVVKSAGMDILGAAFREVPQELKRQLNLGYGVEVTGVTDGKMKAAGIRKGFIILKANGQPVKSVNDLEDVLKAATQSPDQVLFLSGMFPSGKRANYAVDLIQE is encoded by the coding sequence ATGAAACAAGCAACTAAAATGGTACTAGGCGCAGCAGCAATTGTAGCAGTCAGCGCAGGTGTAGCAGGAGTAACGACTTATTCTATGTTGAAACCCGAGCCAAACAAAAGCGTGGCCTTTAATGATGTGTTCCAACAAAATCCGAATACAAGACTTGCCGCGCTGGACGCCACCCAAATGCAACCGGTGGATTTGACTCAGGCAGCGGAAAATTCAGTGCATGCAGTAGTTCATATAAAGTCAACTCAAGAATCAAAAACTCAGACAGTTACCGTTCGTGATCCGTTCTATGATTTCTTTGGTGATATTTTTGGGAATGGCAGAGGCGGCGGTCAGCAGCGTCAGGTGCAGACTCCTGAAAGAGTGGGATTCGGTTCCGGAGTGATCATCTCGAAAGATGGATATATTGTAACGAATAACCATGTAATTGATAATGCTGATGTGATCAGTGTCAAACTGAATGACGGACGTGAATATAAAGGACGTGTAATCGGCACAGATCCCAGCACGGATTTAGCGTTGGTTAAAATTGAAGCGGATGAACTTCCCACTATTCCCGTAGGCGATTCGGAGGCTTTGAAAGTGGGCGAGTGGGTATTGGCTGTAGGTAATCCGTTTAATATGACATCTACAGTAACCGCCGGTATTGTGAGTGCCAAGGCACGTTCTTTGGGCGTATATAATCAAGGTGTGGAATCATTCATCCAGACGGATGCAGCTATTAACCAAGGTAACAGTGGTGGGGCATTGGTCAATGCAAAAGGAGAGTTGGTAGGTATCAACTCGGTGCTTTATTCACCGACAGGAGCTTATTCCGGATACGGTTTTGCCATCCCTACCAGTATTATGAAAAAGGTAATAGCCGATTTGAAAGAATACGGAACCGTTCAGCGTGCGGTATTGGGTATCAAGGGTACTCCGATTAATGATGACCAGCAGATGATGCCGGAAGAAATCAAGAAGAAAGTGAAGGAACTGGGTGCTACCGATGGTGTGCTGATAGCTGAGGTGATTGATGGAGGTTCTGCGGCTGGTAACTTGGAAGTGGACGATGTCATTATCGGTATTGACGGAAAACGTGTGAAGAACTTTGCAGAGTTGCAGGAAGGGTTGGCTAAACACCGTCCGGGTGACAAAGTAACCGTCAAGGTGTTGCGTGACAAGAAAGAAAAGGATATCGAGATGACTTTGAAAAATGCACAGGGAACAACGAAAGTGGTGAAGAGTGCGGGCATGGATATCTTGGGCGCAGCGTTCCGTGAAGTTCCTCAGGAATTGAAGAGACAATTGAACTTGGGATATGGTGTGGAAGTCACAGGTGTGACAGACGGTAAAATGAAAGCTGCCGGTATCCGTAAAGGCTTCATCATCCTGAAGGCAAATGGACAACCTGTCAAATCAGTAAATGATTTGGAAGATGTGCTGAAAGCTGCTACCCAGTCACCGGATCAGGTATTGTTCTTGAGCGGTATGTTCCCGTCAGGTAAACGTGCGAACTATGCAGTAGATTTGATACAGGAATAA
- a CDS encoding AraC family transcriptional regulator, with amino-acid sequence MEYHLSTKLNGNIAMTSCFHENSFLQRDGSLYKFIWVRHGTLDVEVDHVVMHLEKEEMISLTPLHHVQIRGVDGEYLTFLFNSNFYCIYGHDSEVSCNGFLFNGSSRVMRLKLSPSQSARLDSIVDIFRGECEIQDNLQEEMLRIILKRFIITCTRIAREMFDVDPGRENTFDVIRQFYVLVDSHFKEKKQVQDYADMLCRSPKTISNLFSLYRLSSPLRVIHERVDAEAKRLLLYTGKSAKEISEILGFEDLATFSRFFKKMNKESLSEYRKREKRE; translated from the coding sequence ATGGAATATCACTTAAGTACTAAATTGAATGGAAATATAGCAATGACTTCCTGTTTCCATGAAAACTCCTTTTTGCAACGTGACGGGAGTCTTTATAAATTTATATGGGTGCGGCATGGAACGCTGGATGTGGAAGTGGATCATGTGGTGATGCATCTGGAAAAAGAGGAAATGATTTCGCTCACTCCTTTGCATCATGTGCAGATAAGGGGAGTGGACGGTGAATACCTCACTTTTTTATTCAATAGTAACTTTTATTGTATTTACGGGCATGACAGCGAGGTGTCTTGTAACGGATTCCTGTTTAACGGTTCTTCCCGTGTCATGCGTTTGAAGCTTTCGCCTTCCCAGTCGGCCCGTCTTGACAGTATTGTCGATATTTTCAGAGGGGAGTGTGAAATACAAGACAACTTGCAGGAAGAAATGTTGCGTATTATTCTGAAACGTTTCATTATCACTTGTACCCGCATAGCCCGTGAAATGTTTGATGTAGACCCGGGGCGTGAGAACACGTTTGATGTGATTCGTCAGTTTTATGTGCTGGTTGACAGTCATTTTAAGGAGAAGAAGCAAGTGCAGGATTATGCTGATATGTTGTGTCGTTCTCCCAAGACCATTTCCAATCTCTTTTCCCTTTACAGGCTTTCTTCTCCTTTGCGTGTCATTCATGAACGCGTGGATGCGGAAGCCAAGCGCCTGTTGCTTTATACGGGCAAGAGTGCGAAGGAAATCAGTGAGATTCTGGGATTTGAGGATTTGGCTACATTTAGCCGGTTCTTTAAGAAAATGAACAAGGAGAGCCTTTCGGAATACCGGAAAAGAGAGAAACGGGAATAA
- a CDS encoding DUF417 family protein — protein MMTKLKSLFVAFLTIAASAQKLGINLIRVAILVIFVWIGGLKFWNYEAEGIVPFVANSPFMSFFYTKDAPEYKEYKLKEGEFDEAKHQWHEENNTYGFSHGLGILIMGIGILTFLGIFSPKIGLVGAGLAIVMTLGTLSFLVTTPEVWVPDLGSGEQGFPLLTGAGRLVIKDTAILAGAVVVLSDSARRVLNQLKK, from the coding sequence ATGATGACAAAATTAAAATCTCTGTTTGTTGCGTTTTTAACAATAGCAGCATCTGCCCAAAAACTGGGTATCAATCTTATCCGTGTGGCAATCCTTGTAATTTTTGTATGGATTGGCGGTCTGAAATTCTGGAATTATGAAGCCGAAGGAATTGTGCCTTTTGTGGCGAACAGTCCCTTTATGAGTTTCTTTTATACCAAGGACGCTCCTGAATATAAAGAATATAAGCTGAAAGAAGGCGAATTCGATGAAGCGAAGCACCAGTGGCATGAAGAGAACAATACTTATGGGTTTTCTCATGGATTGGGTATTTTGATTATGGGAATCGGTATCTTGACGTTTTTAGGTATCTTCTCTCCAAAAATCGGTTTGGTAGGGGCCGGACTGGCTATTGTCATGACACTGGGCACTTTGTCTTTCCTTGTGACAACGCCTGAGGTGTGGGTCCCCGATTTGGGAAGTGGCGAACAGGGGTTCCCTCTGCTGACGGGCGCCGGCCGTCTGGTCATTAAAGATACTGCTATTTTGGCAGGAGCTGTTGTTGTTCTTTCGGATAGTGCGAGAAGGGTATTGAACCAGTTGAAAAAGTAA
- a CDS encoding RNA polymerase sigma factor RpoD/SigA gives MRQLKITKSITNRESASLDKYLQEIGREDLITVEEEVELAQRIRKGDRVALEKLTRANLRFVVSVAKQYQNQGLSLPDLINEGNLGLIKAAEKFDETRGFKFISYAVWWIRQSILQALAEQSRIVRLPLNQVGSLNKISKAFSKFEQENERRPSPEELADELEIPVDKISDTLKVSGRHISVDAPFVEGEDNSLLDVLVNDDSPMADRSLVNESLAREIDRALSTLTEREKDIIQMFFGINTQEMTLEEIGDKFGLTRERVRQIKEKAIRRLRQNSRSKLLKSYLG, from the coding sequence ATGAGACAATTAAAGATTACCAAAAGTATCACTAACCGAGAGAGCGCATCTCTGGATAAGTATTTACAGGAAATAGGCCGTGAAGACCTGATTACTGTAGAGGAAGAGGTAGAGCTCGCTCAGCGTATCCGTAAAGGCGACCGGGTAGCATTGGAAAAACTGACACGTGCCAACTTGCGTTTCGTCGTGTCTGTAGCCAAGCAGTATCAAAATCAGGGGTTAAGTCTTCCTGACTTGATTAATGAAGGCAACCTGGGATTGATTAAAGCAGCTGAAAAGTTCGATGAGACCCGAGGCTTCAAGTTTATCAGTTACGCCGTATGGTGGATTCGTCAGTCTATTCTCCAGGCATTGGCAGAACAGTCACGTATTGTCCGTTTGCCGTTGAATCAGGTAGGCTCGTTGAACAAGATCAGCAAAGCCTTCTCTAAATTCGAACAGGAAAACGAGCGTCGTCCTTCTCCGGAAGAACTGGCCGATGAACTGGAAATACCTGTAGACAAAATCTCGGACACGTTGAAGGTTTCAGGACGCCACATTTCTGTAGACGCTCCTTTTGTGGAAGGAGAAGACAACAGTTTGTTGGATGTGCTTGTGAACGACGACTCGCCTATGGCAGACCGTTCCTTGGTTAATGAGTCACTTGCGAGGGAAATTGATAGAGCACTCTCTACGCTGACCGAAAGGGAGAAGGATATTATCCAGATGTTTTTCGGTATTAATACGCAGGAAATGACGTTGGAAGAAATCGGCGATAAATTCGGCCTCACTCGTGAGCGCGTACGCCAGATTAAAGAGAAAGCCATTAGAAGATTGAGACAAAATTCGCGTAGCAAGCTGCTTAAGTCTTATTTAGGGTAA
- a CDS encoding ATP-binding protein has translation MDKNRRRIRIGYIQWLLIYTYICTIFSFTCEAANAQDRTGNEEYVLILNSYNESSPWSNSITTPIVHKLAGTKNIDAYIEHLNLFMVGDSAKIEKFSETLSSRYGSTPPRLLVFVGSMSLIFREEIQALWGTVPTIVCGADPYVYPEIFYRQRDTVTPKEKTHMSELAQEYNFTYMHTPIYLEESVELMLQMIPGMKRLIFLGDGIYPNPEYDQRLRELIQTKYPQLEYKYISSRTNTLHQLYNAVRKADKTTGILVSTWFTESFTSDSFLINAYRSISSISAPLFTIRYAGMDDGGMVGGYMYNEQAFTKQLLKTIDDILGGKRASDIPFYEPQEAHPTFNYTRLINKGLDPKRCPDDTIFYDKPVHFLNKYKWFILIVLMAFALMAVTQQKRIQMLKVLRRAQQNEIETNAQYINLVDNMPILYMKEQVIWDKEGNIIDSIYQDVNRYFERCFFKKSDIIGKRASEIFPESLPEFTHFMSITLKEKKSITFPYYFKTVNTFYDVVLNCSTEPDMVDVFCMDSTELHNAQQMLSATNHKLSMALEVANIVPWKWNLKDHTILCDLNRPIAMAAMPGSISEDQLSVSDKQYFAKIIKEDRPRVIQAYRDLADGKIEKVKEEYRVLANDGKHWKIDWVEAQAAVETRDKNGKPLTLVGSSLIINERKTMENELLSAKDRAEESNRLKSAFLANMSHEIRTPLNAIIGFSNILATAEEEQEKQEYINIIESNNTLLLQLISDILDLSKIEAGTLDFSYSNVELNDILSEIESVVRYRTETCGIQLIAHKGLPSCPIKTEKNRLMQVLNNLLNNASKFTSQGSITFGYKLCGRELYFYVKDTGCGIPADKVNSIFGRFVKLNSFVQGTGLGLSICQTIVEHMGGHIGVESEEEKGSTFWFTIPYQPADVDNKKEDKHQPISVQKDKLTILVAEDNESNYRLFQSILKREYNLVHAWDGKEAVNLYKLHNPQIILMDINMPVMDGYEATREIRKLSLDVPIIAVTAFAYASDEQRVMENGFDGYMAKPISAPQLRQQIAAILQKRIILL, from the coding sequence ATGGATAAAAATCGTAGGAGAATCCGTATAGGCTATATTCAATGGCTGCTGATATATACCTATATATGTACCATCTTCTCATTCACCTGTGAAGCTGCCAATGCACAGGATCGTACCGGGAACGAAGAATATGTGCTGATTTTAAACAGCTATAACGAATCTTCTCCATGGAGCAACAGCATTACCACCCCCATTGTCCATAAACTAGCCGGAACCAAAAATATAGACGCCTACATAGAACATCTGAATTTATTCATGGTAGGCGATTCTGCTAAAATAGAAAAGTTTTCAGAAACACTTTCCTCAAGATATGGCTCCACCCCTCCCCGTCTATTGGTATTTGTAGGAAGCATGAGTCTGATTTTCAGAGAAGAGATACAAGCTTTATGGGGTACCGTACCTACTATTGTCTGCGGGGCAGACCCCTATGTGTATCCTGAAATATTCTACAGGCAGAGAGATACAGTCACTCCCAAAGAAAAGACACACATGAGCGAACTGGCCCAAGAATACAATTTCACCTACATGCATACCCCTATCTATCTGGAAGAAAGTGTGGAACTGATGCTGCAAATGATTCCCGGCATGAAAAGACTCATCTTTTTGGGAGACGGGATTTATCCAAATCCCGAATATGACCAACGACTGCGGGAATTGATCCAAACAAAATATCCGCAACTGGAATATAAATACATCTCTTCACGCACCAATACTCTGCACCAGTTATATAATGCTGTACGTAAGGCAGACAAGACTACAGGCATTCTGGTATCCACTTGGTTCACCGAATCCTTCACCTCGGACAGCTTTCTGATAAACGCTTACAGAAGCATTTCCAGCATCTCCGCCCCTCTTTTCACCATCCGCTATGCAGGTATGGACGACGGAGGTATGGTAGGAGGATACATGTACAATGAACAAGCCTTCACCAAGCAATTATTGAAAACAATTGACGACATCCTCGGTGGAAAAAGAGCCAGTGACATTCCTTTCTATGAGCCTCAGGAAGCACACCCCACCTTCAACTATACCAGACTCATAAATAAAGGGCTCGACCCCAAGCGATGCCCCGATGACACCATTTTCTATGACAAGCCTGTCCACTTTCTGAACAAATACAAATGGTTTATCCTGATTGTGCTCATGGCCTTCGCACTGATGGCTGTAACACAACAAAAACGCATTCAGATGCTGAAAGTCCTGAGACGAGCCCAACAAAATGAAATAGAAACAAACGCACAATATATCAACCTGGTGGATAATATGCCGATTCTTTACATGAAGGAACAAGTAATATGGGATAAAGAAGGAAATATTATAGACAGCATTTATCAGGATGTCAACCGTTATTTCGAACGATGTTTTTTTAAAAAATCCGATATAATAGGGAAAAGGGCCTCCGAAATCTTTCCCGAATCTTTACCGGAATTCACCCATTTCATGAGTATCACCTTGAAAGAAAAGAAATCGATCACATTCCCATATTATTTTAAAACCGTCAACACCTTCTATGATGTTGTCCTGAATTGCTCCACCGAACCGGATATGGTCGATGTGTTCTGCATGGACAGCACCGAGTTGCACAATGCACAGCAAATGCTAAGCGCCACGAACCATAAACTTTCCATGGCACTGGAAGTAGCCAACATTGTACCTTGGAAATGGAACTTGAAAGACCATACCATCTTGTGCGACCTTAACCGCCCCATTGCCATGGCAGCCATGCCGGGCAGCATCAGCGAAGATCAGTTGAGCGTATCGGACAAACAATATTTCGCCAAAATTATCAAAGAAGACCGTCCACGCGTGATACAGGCCTACCGCGACCTGGCAGACGGAAAAATAGAGAAAGTGAAAGAAGAGTACCGTGTACTGGCCAATGATGGAAAACATTGGAAAATAGACTGGGTAGAAGCACAAGCAGCCGTAGAAACAAGAGACAAAAACGGAAAGCCGCTGACTTTAGTCGGTTCCTCACTGATTATCAACGAACGGAAAACAATGGAAAACGAACTGCTTTCAGCCAAGGACCGCGCGGAAGAATCCAACCGGCTGAAGTCCGCTTTCCTTGCCAATATGAGCCACGAAATACGCACTCCGCTAAATGCTATCATCGGTTTCTCAAACATCCTTGCTACTGCAGAAGAGGAACAGGAAAAACAGGAATATATCAATATCATTGAAAGTAACAATACGTTACTGCTGCAATTAATCAGCGACATACTGGACTTATCGAAAATAGAGGCCGGCACACTGGATTTCAGTTATTCCAACGTGGAACTGAATGATATCCTTTCCGAAATAGAGAGCGTGGTCCGTTACCGGACGGAAACCTGTGGCATTCAACTGATTGCACACAAAGGACTCCCCTCTTGCCCCATAAAGACAGAAAAGAACCGCCTGATGCAAGTTTTGAATAATTTGCTGAACAACGCCAGCAAGTTTACCTCACAAGGAAGCATCACCTTCGGCTACAAACTATGCGGCAGAGAACTTTATTTCTATGTTAAAGATACCGGTTGCGGCATTCCAGCCGACAAAGTGAACTCCATATTCGGACGTTTCGTCAAACTGAACTCTTTTGTACAGGGTACAGGACTGGGATTATCCATTTGCCAGACGATTGTAGAGCACATGGGAGGACACATAGGCGTAGAATCAGAGGAAGAAAAAGGATCCACTTTCTGGTTCACCATTCCCTACCAGCCCGCTGATGTGGATAACAAAAAGGAAGACAAACATCAGCCCATCTCCGTGCAGAAAGACAAGCTGACCATTCTAGTTGCCGAAGACAATGAGAGTAATTACCGGCTGTTCCAATCTATCTTGAAACGAGAATATAACCTGGTTCATGCTTGGGATGGAAAAGAGGCGGTCAATTTGTATAAACTCCATAATCCTCAGATAATTCTGATGGATATCAATATGCCGGTGATGGATGGCTATGAGGCCACCCGAGAAATACGAAAACTATCCTTGGATGTGCCTATCATCGCCGTTACCGCTTTCGCCTATGCCAGTGATGAACAACGGGTTATGGAAAATGGCTTCGACGGCTATATGGCCAAGCCCATCAGCGCCCCACAACTGAGACAACAGATTGCTGCCATATTACAGAAACGCATTATCTTATTATAA